One Nostoc punctiforme PCC 73102 DNA window includes the following coding sequences:
- a CDS encoding AAA family ATPase, whose protein sequence is MMIALPGFKIVTLLKAGVKAVIYRGIKVKDQCPVIIKGLRSEQCTPNNIEQLKHEYAIAQKLNIAAAVQVYALEMHQGIPYLIMEDFEARSLDQLLDQFQEPVSFLKIAIEITSKLAQIHTHHIVHKDIKPQNILVNLETNQVKIADFGIATFIPYQQQIVSSSSRIEGSLPYLSPEQTGRMNRGIDHRSDLYSLGVTFYEMLTGQLPFQGKDPLEWVHCHIAQSPPSPKKLNSDIPQMLCDIIIQLLSKVAEQRYQSALGLQFDLERCLKQLETTGEIQSFVLGEQDISERFQIPQKLYGREQEIAKLLQAFERVVTQGKPEVVCVSGYAGVGKSSLVKEIHKPIVRERGVFICGKFDQYKRDIPYSTIVQAFQTLARQILTQPEDQLANWKKRIQAALGNNGKLIADVIPEVELIVGEQPPIPELGPAESQNRFNLVFQNFISVFAQKEHPLTVFLDDMQWADSATLNLIQSVMTESNIQYLCFILAYRNNEVDVVYPFSLMIGKVCQYGARITEILLTPLNLVYINQLIADTLHSSAERVESLAQLIIQKTDGNPFFVNEFLKTLHQENLLIFNLSQSSLSKEESRGEWQWDLAQIEAQGITDNIVSLMIGRMQKLPTATQEMLKLASCIGNRFDLKILAVVGEQSIEETANALVEAILRGLIIPIESDETAHKNYRFYHDRVQQAAYSLIADESKSAVHLRIGRLLLKNASYEKVNEQIFDLVNQLNFAVDLIIEQAEKDELIRLNLIAAKKAKASTAYTPAKKLFSIAMNLLAENAWIEQYEQTFTLFRELAECEFLTGNLGQAQELFEILFSKAASYMDKSNIYMLQIRLYQVAGRYEEALILGLEALKLFGVTFPDTNEEVQAAIAIEKNQVLTNLGNRQVSDLINSIVIQDPNIKTVISLLTTLGPPTYLGRPDLFPLVVLKAVNYSLKFGNTEDSCFAYSMYAMLLVSIFHDIPTGYAFSEMTIQLNEKLHDLKLRGVVLHIHGSHINVWCNHIATDIPFLERGFIGCVEAGDVTMANYNGYQGSWQIIQLGFPLAETYKSLEKYTAFARQSKHETVYQTIKLQQMLLMNLRGLTHHNLTLSNDEFNESSALSIITDADFVSGTIFYHIIKLIIFFTYGKYTEAFNSALELSNFPVKTLASLIETDYILYYSLTLTALYPTVSGQEQEQFLQSLESHQKQLQYWANHCPENFLHKSQLVAAEIARIQGRNLEAMRLYDQSIASAREQGFVQYEALAHELGAKFYFERKFELIAKTYLQESKNAYIRWEASAKVKHLEESYPQLLPRQQLVSNGTFFSTGEHLDFLSIVKASQTISSEIVLSRLLKTLMQIVIEQAGAEIGYLLLEHEQNLVIEVEAKVNPQAEKLNVSRPVFQGEISQLIPQSMLNYVQRTQETVILQNATEQNLFSGDEYVIQKQPKSVLCLPIARQFKLLGILYLENNLIPSAFTQEKLSVLDILTVQIAISLENARLYQGLENSQEQLNLALKSGKIGVWSWDIANNLFDWDEQVYQLFGLTPETFVATSETILARLHPDDRSLLAQSLSRTISEGVEHDLEYRMIRDDSSIRYLACRGKAFFNKAGKATHMSGVVLDITDRKQAEAERIQLIQEQTARQEAEADRQRAAFLAQVSATLASSLNYESTLASVANLVVPYFADWCSVDLLQDNQSINRVAVAHRDPEKVKLGWELHQRYPRKLDEPVGVPKVLRTGIPEMVTEISDALLAKGIPDAEHLRIIREIGLKSCMMLPLMARERIFGAISFFTAESERRYSTVDLSLAEDIAHRAAIAIDNARLYQEAQQAQKTAEIALERIARLQSITAALSESLTPAQVSEVIVEQSMAALGANSALVALLNENKTELEIVQTVGYNQDLVDAWRHFPIDSPSPLAEAVRTGQPAWAESRQNRIARYPHLAEAYAQYDIDAWISIPLMVEGSAVGGITLGFAQLQEFSEEDRAFMLAVAQQCAQAIARAHLYEAELTARNAAESANRIKDEFLAVLSHELRTPLNPILGWTKLMRSRKLDQATSDRALETIERNAKLQTQLIEDLLDVSRILQGKLNLNFGPINLVSVIEAAIETVRLSAQAKSIEIQTIFEFGVGSVLGDANRLQQVIWNILSNAIKFTPSEGQVKIKLEQVGSQVQICVTDTGKGIAPEFLPYVFDYFRQADGATTRQFGGLGLGLAIVRHLVELHGGTVQAESLGEEQGATFTVRLPCLQNESKGIKDKINTFSLLPEQSLPLFGLEILVVDDDADMREFLPFMLEEYGASVTVVASAIAALTALSQSQPDLIISDIGMPEMDGYMLMRQIRSLKPEQGGTIPAIALTAYAGEMDYQQAIAVGFQQHISKPVDPEELVKAIGLLIKSL, encoded by the coding sequence ATGATGATTGCATTACCCGGATTTAAAATTGTCACTTTGTTAAAAGCAGGGGTAAAAGCAGTTATATACCGTGGAATCAAGGTTAAAGACCAGTGTCCGGTAATTATCAAAGGGCTACGTTCAGAACAGTGTACACCCAATAATATTGAACAACTCAAACATGAGTATGCGATCGCTCAAAAGTTAAATATCGCCGCCGCAGTCCAGGTTTACGCCTTAGAGATGCACCAGGGAATCCCTTATTTGATTATGGAGGATTTTGAGGCGCGATCGCTTGACCAGTTGCTAGACCAATTTCAAGAACCTGTTTCGTTCTTAAAGATTGCTATTGAAATCACCAGCAAACTCGCACAAATTCACACTCATCACATTGTCCACAAAGATATTAAGCCACAAAATATCTTAGTTAACCTGGAAACCAATCAGGTTAAAATTGCCGATTTTGGAATTGCTACTTTCATTCCATATCAGCAGCAAATAGTTAGTAGTTCCAGTCGTATTGAAGGCAGTTTACCTTATCTTTCACCTGAACAAACCGGGCGGATGAATCGAGGGATTGACCATCGTAGCGATTTGTATTCACTGGGAGTCACCTTTTATGAGATGCTCACAGGTCAGCTACCATTTCAAGGCAAAGACCCATTAGAGTGGGTGCATTGTCATATTGCCCAATCTCCGCCATCTCCGAAAAAGCTCAACTCTGATATTCCCCAAATGCTCTGTGACATCATCATCCAATTGTTGTCAAAGGTTGCAGAACAGAGATATCAAAGCGCTTTAGGTTTGCAATTTGATCTGGAACGGTGCTTAAAGCAATTGGAGACAACCGGAGAAATTCAATCCTTTGTTTTGGGTGAGCAAGATATCTCAGAGCGCTTTCAAATTCCCCAAAAATTGTATGGGCGAGAACAAGAAATTGCCAAGCTTCTGCAAGCATTTGAGCGAGTTGTTACCCAAGGGAAACCAGAAGTTGTGTGCGTCTCTGGCTATGCTGGGGTTGGTAAATCTTCTCTAGTGAAGGAGATTCACAAGCCCATTGTGAGAGAACGCGGGGTTTTTATCTGTGGTAAGTTTGACCAGTACAAACGAGATATACCTTATTCCACTATTGTTCAAGCTTTTCAAACACTCGCTCGACAAATTTTAACGCAGCCTGAAGATCAACTTGCCAATTGGAAAAAGCGAATACAAGCAGCATTAGGAAATAATGGTAAATTAATCGCAGATGTAATTCCAGAAGTTGAATTAATCGTTGGAGAACAGCCACCTATACCAGAGTTGGGGCCTGCCGAATCTCAAAACCGATTCAATTTAGTGTTTCAGAATTTTATCAGTGTCTTTGCTCAAAAAGAGCATCCACTCACTGTTTTTTTAGATGATATGCAGTGGGCAGACAGCGCTACTTTGAATTTAATTCAAAGCGTCATGACTGAATCTAATATCCAGTATCTCTGCTTCATTTTAGCCTATCGAAATAATGAAGTAGATGTTGTGTATCCCTTTAGTTTGATGATAGGGAAGGTTTGCCAGTATGGAGCAAGAATAACTGAAATTCTTCTTACTCCCTTGAATCTTGTTTATATAAATCAGTTGATTGCTGATACATTGCATAGTTCAGCAGAACGAGTAGAATCTCTGGCTCAATTGATTATCCAAAAAACTGATGGGAATCCTTTTTTTGTCAATGAATTTTTGAAAACATTACATCAAGAAAATCTGCTAATTTTTAACCTCTCTCAATCCTCCCTTTCTAAGGAGGAAAGTAGAGGGGAATGGCAATGGGATCTAGCTCAGATTGAAGCCCAAGGGATTACAGATAATATTGTCAGTTTGATGATTGGGCGGATGCAAAAACTGCCAACCGCAACTCAAGAGATGCTTAAGTTAGCCTCCTGTATTGGTAATCGTTTCGATTTAAAAATTTTAGCGGTCGTTGGTGAACAATCTATTGAAGAAACAGCAAACGCACTTGTTGAAGCAATTTTAAGAGGATTAATTATCCCCATAGAGTCAGATGAAACTGCCCATAAAAACTATCGTTTCTATCACGATCGAGTTCAGCAAGCTGCATACTCATTAATTGCTGATGAATCGAAGTCGGCAGTTCACCTGAGAATTGGGCGACTTTTGCTGAAGAATGCTAGTTATGAAAAAGTTAACGAGCAAATCTTTGATTTAGTCAATCAACTCAATTTCGCAGTTGATCTGATTATTGAACAGGCAGAAAAAGATGAATTGATTCGGTTGAATTTAATTGCTGCTAAGAAGGCAAAAGCTTCTACAGCCTACACTCCTGCTAAAAAGCTTTTTAGCATTGCCATGAATCTTTTAGCTGAAAATGCCTGGATTGAACAATATGAACAAACATTTACCCTATTCAGAGAACTAGCTGAGTGTGAATTCTTAACGGGAAATTTAGGACAAGCGCAAGAATTATTTGAAATCCTATTCAGTAAAGCAGCATCCTATATGGATAAATCTAATATTTATATGCTGCAAATCAGACTCTATCAAGTTGCAGGGAGGTATGAAGAAGCGCTGATATTGGGATTAGAAGCTTTAAAACTTTTTGGGGTGACATTCCCTGATACAAATGAGGAAGTGCAAGCTGCGATCGCAATTGAAAAAAACCAAGTACTAACCAATCTAGGTAATAGACAAGTATCTGATTTAATTAATTCTATAGTAATCCAAGATCCAAATATTAAAACAGTCATTAGTCTGTTGACGACTTTGGGACCACCTACTTATCTTGGTAGACCCGATCTCTTTCCCTTAGTCGTACTTAAGGCAGTTAACTACTCACTCAAGTTTGGCAATACGGAAGATTCCTGTTTTGCTTACAGCATGTATGCCATGTTATTGGTTTCCATCTTCCATGATATTCCTACAGGGTACGCATTTTCTGAGATGACAATTCAATTAAATGAAAAGTTACATGATTTGAAACTCAGAGGAGTTGTTCTACACATTCATGGAAGCCATATTAACGTTTGGTGTAACCACATTGCTACCGATATTCCCTTTTTAGAACGGGGATTTATTGGTTGTGTGGAAGCTGGTGATGTAACGATGGCGAACTATAATGGTTATCAAGGCTCGTGGCAAATTATCCAGTTAGGTTTTCCACTTGCAGAAACATACAAATCGCTAGAAAAATATACTGCATTCGCCCGTCAGTCTAAACATGAGACTGTCTACCAGACAATCAAACTACAGCAAATGCTACTGATGAATCTGCGCGGACTGACTCACCACAATCTGACTCTCAGTAATGATGAATTTAATGAGTCATCCGCTTTATCTATCATTACAGATGCCGATTTTGTTAGTGGAACTATTTTTTATCATATTATTAAATTAATTATATTTTTTACTTATGGAAAATATACAGAGGCATTTAATTCTGCCTTAGAATTGTCTAATTTTCCAGTAAAGACACTAGCATCACTAATTGAAACAGATTACATTTTATATTACTCACTGACTCTAACGGCTCTTTATCCTACAGTATCCGGTCAAGAGCAAGAACAGTTTTTACAATCCCTAGAATCCCATCAAAAGCAATTGCAATACTGGGCTAACCACTGCCCTGAAAACTTCTTACACAAGTCTCAATTAGTAGCGGCTGAAATAGCTCGAATTCAAGGTCGAAACTTGGAAGCAATGCGCTTGTACGATCAATCAATTGCTTCAGCCCGTGAACAGGGATTTGTACAATATGAAGCTTTGGCTCATGAGCTAGGCGCTAAGTTTTACTTTGAGCGAAAGTTTGAACTAATTGCCAAAACTTACTTACAAGAATCTAAAAATGCTTATATACGCTGGGAGGCATCTGCTAAAGTTAAGCACCTCGAAGAATCCTATCCTCAGCTATTGCCACGACAACAGCTTGTCTCTAATGGAACGTTTTTCAGCACAGGTGAGCATTTGGACTTTTTATCAATAGTTAAAGCCTCTCAAACTATATCTAGTGAAATTGTTCTTTCGCGGTTGTTGAAGACATTAATGCAGATTGTCATCGAGCAAGCAGGAGCAGAAATCGGTTATTTATTGCTTGAACACGAGCAAAATTTGGTAATTGAAGTAGAAGCTAAAGTTAATCCCCAAGCTGAAAAGCTCAATGTTTCTCGACCCGTATTTCAAGGCGAAATTTCACAATTAATTCCGCAATCAATGCTGAATTATGTTCAACGAACTCAAGAAACAGTGATTTTGCAAAATGCCACTGAGCAAAATCTGTTTTCGGGAGATGAGTATGTAATCCAAAAACAACCTAAATCCGTACTTTGTTTACCGATCGCACGTCAGTTTAAATTACTTGGTATTTTGTATCTAGAAAACAATCTCATCCCCAGCGCTTTTACACAGGAAAAACTTTCCGTACTAGATATTTTAACAGTTCAAATAGCTATTTCTCTAGAAAATGCTCGTCTTTATCAAGGTTTAGAGAATAGCCAAGAACAGCTTAACCTCGCTTTGAAATCTGGCAAAATTGGCGTTTGGAGTTGGGATATTGCCAATAATCTATTTGACTGGGATGAACAGGTTTACCAACTATTTGGGTTAACACCTGAAACTTTTGTTGCAACCTCTGAAACAATTTTAGCCCGTCTGCATCCAGATGATAGGTCATTGCTGGCTCAATCGTTGAGCCGAACCATTAGCGAAGGCGTAGAGCATGATTTAGAATATCGAATGATTCGAGATGATAGTAGTATCCGCTATCTAGCCTGCCGGGGAAAAGCCTTTTTCAACAAAGCAGGTAAAGCCACACACATGAGTGGTGTTGTGCTTGATATCACAGATCGCAAACAAGCTGAAGCCGAACGTATCCAGCTAATTCAAGAGCAAACCGCCCGACAGGAAGCAGAAGCCGATCGCCAACGAGCAGCATTTTTGGCTCAAGTCAGTGCCACCCTTGCTTCTTCTCTCAATTACGAAAGCACGCTAGCAAGCGTGGCAAACTTAGTTGTGCCTTACTTCGCCGATTGGTGCAGCGTCGATCTGCTACAAGACAACCAATCAATTAATCGGGTAGCAGTTGCCCACCGAGATCCAGAGAAAGTTAAACTCGGTTGGGAACTTCATCAGCGTTATCCGAGAAAGTTGGATGAACCAGTAGGTGTGCCTAAAGTACTGCGTACAGGAATTCCTGAAATGGTAACTGAAATCTCAGATGCACTCTTAGCAAAAGGCATTCCAGATGCAGAACATCTAAGGATTATACGTGAAATTGGTTTAAAGTCCTGTATGATGTTGCCCTTGATGGCACGTGAAAGAATTTTTGGTGCAATTTCCTTTTTTACTGCGGAATCAGAACGTCGTTACAGCACGGTTGATTTGTCACTAGCTGAAGATATTGCCCATCGAGCAGCGATCGCCATTGATAATGCCCGCCTTTACCAAGAAGCGCAGCAAGCCCAAAAAACGGCAGAGATAGCCCTAGAGCGCATTGCCCGTCTCCAATCGATCACGGCTGCCCTTTCAGAATCGCTGACACCAGCCCAAGTATCTGAAGTCATTGTAGAACAGAGTATGGCTGCTTTGGGAGCCAATTCTGCCCTCGTCGCCTTACTGAATGAAAACAAGACTGAACTAGAAATTGTGCAGACAGTTGGCTATAACCAAGATTTAGTGGACGCTTGGCGGCATTTTCCTATTGATTCACCTTCCCCTTTAGCCGAAGCTGTGCGGACTGGACAACCTGCTTGGGCTGAATCAAGACAAAATAGAATAGCTCGTTACCCTCATCTAGCTGAAGCTTACGCCCAATATGACATTGATGCCTGGATTTCTATTCCATTGATGGTAGAGGGTTCGGCAGTTGGAGGTATAACTTTAGGATTTGCCCAACTTCAAGAATTTAGCGAAGAAGATCGAGCGTTTATGTTGGCTGTTGCTCAACAATGCGCCCAAGCGATCGCTCGCGCCCACCTTTACGAAGCTGAACTAACGGCGCGGAATGCTGCTGAATCAGCAAACCGCATCAAAGATGAATTTTTAGCCGTGCTATCCCATGAACTGAGAACCCCGCTTAACCCGATTCTCGGTTGGACAAAGCTGATGCGGAGTCGTAAACTTGACCAAGCAACAAGCGATCGCGCCCTCGAAACCATTGAGCGCAATGCCAAATTACAAACCCAATTAATTGAAGATTTGCTTGATGTCTCCCGCATCCTTCAGGGTAAACTTAACCTCAACTTCGGCCCCATTAATTTGGTATCAGTCATTGAAGCTGCGATCGAGACAGTGCGTTTATCAGCACAGGCTAAGTCCATCGAGATTCAGACAATTTTTGAATTTGGTGTCGGCTCAGTTTTAGGTGATGCCAATCGATTGCAACAAGTCATTTGGAATATCCTTTCCAATGCCATTAAGTTTACTCCTAGTGAGGGACAGGTAAAAATTAAATTAGAGCAGGTTGGCTCACAGGTACAAATCTGCGTAACTGACACAGGTAAAGGGATTGCACCTGAGTTTTTACCTTATGTCTTTGATTATTTCCGTCAAGCAGATGGAGCCACAACCCGACAATTCGGTGGTTTAGGTTTAGGATTAGCGATCGTCCGCCATCTTGTAGAACTCCACGGGGGAACTGTGCAAGCAGAAAGCCTGGGTGAAGAACAAGGAGCAACTTTCACTGTTAGACTTCCATGTTTACAGAATGAAAGTAAAGGAATTAAAGATAAAATAAATACCTTCTCACTGCTGCCAGAACAGTCCTTACCCTTATTTGGCTTAGAGATTCTAGTAGTGGATGATGACGCAGATATGAGAGAGTTTTTGCCATTTATGCTGGAGGAGTATGGTGCATCTGTTACCGTTGTAGCCTCAGCCATTGCAGCTTTAACTGCACTGAGTCAATCCCAGCCAGATTTGATTATTAGCGATATTGGGATGCCAGAAATGGATGGTTATATGTTGATGCGACAGATTAGGAGTCTAAAACCAGAGCAAGGTGGGACAATTCCCGCGATCGCTTTAACTGCCTATGCTGGAGAGATGGATTATCAGCAAGCGATCGCTGTCGGATTTCAACAGCATATTTCCAAACCTGTAGATCCAGAAGAATTGGTAAAGGCGATCGGATTGTTAATTAAAAGTTTGTAG
- a CDS encoding adenylate/guanylate cyclase domain-containing protein, with the protein MSVYQGSYGETTDLIIGVHNQENLELQTNSAPVGALATRKGNFSTFLAPLTQDTFKQVVQDVEQKLQIVHQTLSMLDSQGFETLLQEMLHSITLKTGELLGADRTTIFLLDEEKQELWSILAEGEGDRSLEIRIPADKGIAGEVATFKQVINIPFDFYNDPRSHFAQEQEKRTGYRTYTMLALPLLNEHGQLVAVVQLLNKLKSGNNHAAPLAERVDTKGFLSCDEQLFQEFAPSIRLILESSRSFYVATQKQRAVAALMKAIKSLSQSSLDLEDTLKRVMDEAKELMNADRSTLWLIDHDRHELWTKITQDDGSTKELRVPVGKGFAGIVAASGKKLNIAFDLYYDPDSDTAKQLDQQNGYRTCSLLCMPVFNADQQLIGVTQLVNKKKTGDFPAYNPADWPKAPDCFQASFDRNDEEFMEAFNIQAGVALQNAQLFATVKQQEQMQRDILRSLSNGVVSTDKTGLIIAANESAQRLLGLGIDDRLEGKLVTDAIGIKEGDFSKWYQDALHAVDLKGRQQYYPDRTLVTTGTESHSINLSINTIADASDHEQVRGALVVMEDISDEKRLKSTMYRYMTQELAEELLKLDDAKLGGDRKEVSILFSDIRGYTTLTENLEAEEVVSMLNEYFESMVEAVFKHKGTLDKYIGDAIMAVFGSPLALEEHAWMAVQTSLEMRVRLHEFNQRRYVDDKPRIKIGIGINSDTVISGNIGSSKRMEFTAIGDGVNLGSRLESVSKQYGCDIIISHNTFKPCQDNIWARELDYIRVKGRNEPVAIYELLGLRSNPIESEKLQVIEHYHKGREYYLKRDFNRARAEFALVLAADNQDKAAMLHLLRCQHWLQSPPTESDWDEGVWTFQEK; encoded by the coding sequence ATGTCAGTGTATCAAGGAAGTTATGGGGAAACCACCGATTTGATTATTGGTGTTCACAACCAAGAAAACCTCGAATTACAAACAAATTCTGCTCCTGTAGGCGCTCTTGCCACAAGGAAAGGAAATTTTTCTACGTTTCTTGCTCCCCTGACTCAAGATACTTTTAAGCAAGTCGTTCAGGATGTCGAGCAAAAATTACAGATTGTTCATCAAACCCTATCAATGCTGGATTCTCAGGGGTTTGAAACTCTTTTGCAAGAAATGTTGCATTCGATTACCTTAAAAACCGGGGAATTACTGGGGGCAGACCGGACAACAATATTTTTATTGGATGAAGAAAAACAAGAACTCTGGTCGATTTTAGCTGAGGGGGAAGGCGATCGCTCTTTAGAAATTCGTATCCCCGCCGATAAAGGGATTGCTGGTGAAGTCGCTACTTTCAAGCAAGTTATCAATATTCCTTTTGATTTTTATAACGATCCCCGATCGCATTTTGCCCAAGAACAAGAAAAAAGAACTGGCTACCGCACCTACACCATGCTGGCTTTGCCACTGTTAAACGAACATGGACAGTTAGTTGCGGTAGTACAATTACTGAATAAATTAAAATCTGGCAATAATCACGCCGCTCCCCTTGCAGAGCGCGTTGATACCAAAGGTTTTCTCTCTTGTGACGAACAATTATTTCAAGAATTTGCCCCTTCAATTCGCCTAATTTTAGAGTCGTCGCGCTCTTTTTATGTCGCCACCCAAAAACAAAGAGCAGTGGCGGCGCTAATGAAGGCCATCAAGTCCCTCTCTCAAAGCAGCCTCGACTTAGAAGACACCCTAAAGCGGGTGATGGATGAAGCCAAGGAACTGATGAATGCCGATCGCAGTACACTATGGTTAATAGACCACGATCGCCATGAATTGTGGACGAAAATCACTCAAGATGATGGTTCAACTAAAGAGTTGCGAGTCCCCGTAGGCAAAGGCTTTGCTGGTATAGTAGCGGCTTCTGGCAAGAAACTGAATATTGCCTTTGATTTGTACTACGATCCTGATTCTGATACAGCCAAACAACTCGATCAGCAAAATGGCTATCGCACTTGTAGCTTACTTTGTATGCCAGTATTTAACGCCGATCAACAACTGATTGGCGTTACCCAACTCGTAAATAAAAAGAAAACTGGTGATTTTCCCGCTTATAATCCAGCTGATTGGCCCAAAGCTCCCGACTGCTTCCAAGCTAGCTTTGACCGCAACGATGAAGAATTCATGGAAGCTTTTAATATTCAAGCCGGAGTTGCGCTGCAAAATGCCCAGTTGTTTGCCACAGTTAAGCAACAAGAACAAATGCAACGGGATATTCTGCGTAGTCTTTCCAATGGAGTGGTTTCCACTGATAAAACTGGCTTAATTATCGCCGCTAATGAAAGCGCCCAACGTTTGCTAGGACTGGGAATAGATGACCGTTTAGAAGGTAAATTAGTTACTGATGCGATCGGCATCAAAGAAGGCGATTTTAGCAAGTGGTATCAAGATGCTTTACATGCAGTTGACTTAAAAGGCCGCCAGCAATATTACCCCGATCGCACACTTGTAACTACTGGTACAGAAAGTCACAGTATTAATTTATCCATTAACACAATTGCCGATGCTAGTGACCACGAGCAAGTCCGTGGGGCGCTAGTGGTGATGGAAGACATCAGTGATGAAAAGCGGCTCAAGAGTACAATGTACCGTTACATGACCCAGGAATTAGCCGAAGAACTGCTGAAATTAGATGATGCTAAACTAGGAGGCGATCGCAAAGAAGTTTCGATTTTATTTTCTGATATTCGCGGCTACACCACTTTGACAGAAAACTTGGAAGCAGAAGAAGTGGTAAGTATGCTCAATGAATATTTTGAATCAATGGTGGAGGCAGTCTTTAAACATAAAGGCACGCTTGACAAATACATCGGCGATGCGATTATGGCTGTGTTTGGTTCTCCTCTTGCATTAGAAGAACACGCTTGGATGGCAGTGCAAACATCCTTAGAAATGCGCGTTCGCCTGCACGAATTTAATCAACGCCGCTATGTAGATGATAAGCCCAGAATTAAAATCGGCATTGGCATCAACTCAGATACTGTGATTAGTGGGAATATTGGCTCTAGTAAACGGATGGAATTTACCGCCATTGGTGATGGTGTTAATCTTGGCTCTCGATTAGAAAGCGTCAGCAAACAATATGGTTGCGACATTATTATTAGCCATAACACTTTTAAACCCTGCCAAGATAATATTTGGGCAAGGGAACTAGATTACATTCGTGTCAAAGGCAGAAATGAGCCAGTAGCCATCTATGAATTACTCGGTTTGCGTTCCAACCCAATTGAAAGCGAAAAATTGCAAGTCATTGAGCATTATCACAAAGGACGCGAGTATTATCTCAAACGTGATTTTAACCGTGCTAGGGCTGAATTTGCCCTAGTTTTAGCAGCAGACAACCAAGATAAAGCTGCTATGTTGCATCTTTTACGTTGTCAGCATTGGTTACAATCACCTCCAACAGAGTCAGATTGGGATGAAGGTGTCTGGACATTTCAAGAGAAATAA
- a CDS encoding response regulator codes for MMTLPINRYRFFQKLQPLSLLKKITGKSVTGCLQVFSRSGSWSIYVDEGKLIYACYSEKMFEPLYRNLQRLSQQISTLPREIHEQLRAIFETGIENQAIPNPDYLAICWLVNQKYISPFQAAMLIEQLALEVLESFLNLEEGSYEFIPESFLDDMPKFCHLNLRLLVERCQTPQNVGVASRREAADRQTSPTSQSQRSELFKINELKSKSKSTPNSFRTNGYRPPIYSLNSSEHRGQRITEPPVDKKIYTIFCIDDSPTVLNTIQSYLDEQTFCVVGVTDSLKALMQIVRTKPDIILLDISMPNLDGYELCSLLRKHSHFKNTPVIIVSEKVGFIDRAKAKMVKASGYLTKPFTQGDLLKVIFKHII; via the coding sequence ATGATGACACTTCCGATTAATAGATACAGATTTTTTCAAAAGCTCCAGCCTTTATCTTTGTTGAAAAAAATCACTGGTAAGTCTGTTACTGGTTGTTTACAGGTGTTTAGCAGATCGGGCTCTTGGTCAATATATGTAGATGAGGGTAAACTAATTTATGCCTGCTACTCAGAGAAAATGTTTGAGCCACTTTACAGAAATTTGCAACGCTTGAGTCAGCAAATTTCTACTCTCCCCCGTGAAATTCACGAACAGTTACGGGCGATATTTGAAACTGGGATTGAAAATCAGGCAATACCGAACCCAGATTATTTGGCTATTTGCTGGTTAGTTAATCAGAAATATATCAGTCCCTTTCAAGCGGCGATGCTGATAGAGCAGTTGGCGCTAGAAGTTCTGGAGTCATTTCTGAACTTAGAAGAGGGGAGTTATGAATTTATTCCTGAAAGCTTTCTAGATGACATGCCAAAGTTTTGTCATCTGAATCTCCGCTTACTGGTTGAACGATGTCAAACGCCCCAAAACGTTGGCGTAGCATCTCGTAGAGAAGCAGCCGATCGTCAGACTTCACCGACTTCTCAATCACAACGTTCAGAATTGTTCAAAATCAATGAGCTAAAATCTAAGAGCAAAAGTACACCAAACTCTTTTAGAACGAACGGCTATAGACCACCAATCTACTCTCTTAATAGTAGTGAACATAGGGGTCAGCGAATTACCGAACCTCCTGTTGACAAAAAAATTTACACAATCTTTTGTATTGATGATAGTCCTACGGTATTGAATACTATTCAAAGTTATTTAGATGAGCAAACATTTTGTGTTGTGGGAGTCACCGATTCTTTAAAAGCTTTAATGCAGATTGTTCGCACAAAACCCGACATCATTTTGTTGGATATTTCGATGCCAAATTTAGATGGATATGAACTCTGCTCTTTGCTGCGTAAACATTCACATTTTAAAAATACACCTGTAATTATCGTGTCAGAAAAAGTAGGATTTATAGATAGAGCCAAAGCTAAGATGGTCAAAGCATCAGGCTATTTAACTAAGCCTTTTACACAAGGAGATTTACTAAAAGTAATCTTTAAACATATTATTTAA